The window AAGTTCCAGGTGCCTGATTGGAACCCACACTGCTGCAGCTTAGTACAGAACAGATAGAAATTGCCTTTCTGCCTGTATTGTGTGCATGGCCCATCGCTGAAAAAATGCACCACGGTCACATTTGGATGAGAAGCCTTGACCAGGTTGAGTATTGGGGATAGATGGGTCCATATGGCTGCAGGCCCTTTCTCCTTCGATGGGCTGATTGTGCCAAAGCACACATGTTCTTCCACTCCACCAATATGTAGAACTCCAGTGTGTAGTGTTGCCTGCTGCTGGTTTGACGCAAAGTGTACAGCTTGGTTTTCAGAGGAGTACTTGCAGGCATAGTTTTCTGAAAAATCTACATGAATTAAGCATTCGTGATCTGTCATGCTCCTCTTTAGTACCCGGTAGAAGGTGAATTGCTGTTTTATGTTAAAGAGGTGTCTTTTGAAGTTTGTAAGTTGGCATTGGAAGATTTCAAGTAGGTTCTGCAAAGTTGTCtctgtcttctttttcattGTGATTTTGACAGACACTTTCTctttttcacctttattgttcttcttctctctgAGAACAGTCTCGGTTGTCCACTGTGTGACAAAAACACTTGCTTGCAAATCCCCCTCACTTGCAACTGGAAAGTCTCTATCTTTGCAGTTGGGACATTCATTGTACATGCAGTCCTTCGAATTTGAGTCACAGCATATTGACTCTGCCATTTCCTCCAAGTTAGTCCCCCAGATGAGTCAGAGAGAATGTAGCTTCTCTACAAGAAAACAGAGATTCTCATGCACCTTGCAAAGGAACTCTGCAATGGATGGCTGGACCACCCAGAAGGGCCGCACGGCAGAACAAAGAATATGAGATCCTGCAGTCAGGGCTCTCAAGGAGGAATCTCCTATGCAGGTTTTTCATGGTGTCGTTTAAGAACCTTTTCTGTTTCTTTATCTTCCCTCTTGTTATTGTTTGTGATTTTCCAGCTGTGAGGCGACTGTTATCATCCCTTGTCAAGAAGGACAGAACTTTGTTGCACAGTTTATAGCATAGGGATCTATATGTCAACTTGTTGGAGAGTGATATCTCACTGTAGCTCTGCAGTTTTCTTGAAATTCCTAAGGTCTCCTGAATTCTTTTTTTGAACTTGTATTTTTTCAAGATCCTTCCTGACACCAGAGCTGTGATGAGCTGcctagtttttttgtgtttggtagaGTCAAACGTTTTGCCGATGTTGTCCACTAGGGCATGATGGAAAACTAAAGTTTTGTGCACTTCTCTAGACACAGGAATCCTTCCTAACAGGTGCCAGGTTTTTGATCTAGGTGACTCTGAAACTTTCTGTAGTCTTGCACATCTTTTTCTATATTtgtcagtttttcttttctgttgtttGAGTGAGTCCTTCAGACCCTGAATCTCCCTGTATAACTTGGACTCCCTTCTCTTGACTTTCTTCCTTCCAGCACTGCTCAGTctgaaataatacaaaaattATTACTAAATTGATAATGTGTTCTATGCTTACTGAACAGAGAAAGGATGACAAGCTGTCACTCTAGTCTTTTCATCATCATTTCATAATAAAAGCTATTGTTAATCCTATTTTCTGTTCAATAAATTTCTACCTTGACATCTGAGGCTCTGGATCAACTTCAGGACTCTGGGGTGGAGTAACCTGGTTCTCTATCACTTtcgctctctctctgctctggcGTTGGGCTCTTCTCCAATATGCTCGtttccttctcttctctctttcaCTTAGATCTTTCACTGGCTTCACCTTCCCTAGCTTTTTGTTCTCATGCCACGTCTCTCTGTGTTTCTGTAAATATGCAGCCCTTCTCTCAGGATCAGCATTACGCAGAGCCCTGTACTGGCGCTGTTTCTCAGCGTGTGTGagcagtgtgtgtgtagtgtCGCGCTCAGCACTAAAGCTAATACTAAGCTACAAGCTAACACCAGCTACGGCTGTTGCCCTGGTAACACAAGACCGAGTTCAAAGTTAAAAGGTCAAGCTATGTTGTTTCACTTGTGTTAATATTGTATAAAGTGAGTTAGTGACTGCAATGATTATTATTCTGTTATATTAAGTGAACACTTAATTTACTTTATGTACTTTAGGTACAAAAATACTCTTTCATTAAGAGACAGAAAAGTTTGTACATGATTGCTCAGATTACATGATTAGTGATGTGTGTTTGAGAAAAGAGTGTACATGatgatatattaaagaagcaggttcgggtctgtttttatgtatttaagaAGCAGGTCATGGTCTGTTTTTACTGTATGTATTAAAAAATGAGGTTAtggtctgtttttatgtattaaagaaGCAGGTTAtggtctgtttttatgtattaaagaaAGAGGTTATTGTCTGTTTATACGTATTAAAGAAGCAGGTTCCgttctgtttttatgtatttaaagaGCAGATTccggtctgtttttatgtattaaagaaGCAGGTTCCGGTCtctttttatgtattaaagaagtgggttccggtctgtttttatgtataaaaGAAACaggttctgttctgtttttacgcATTTAAGAAGCAGGTTccggtctgtttttatgtatttaaagaGCAGATTCCAGtctgtttttatatattatagaaGGAGGTTCCAGTctgtttttatacattaaagAAGCAGATTccggtctgtttttatgtatttaagaAGCAGGTTAtggtctgtttttatgtattaaagaaGGAGGTTCCGttctatttttatgtatttaaagagcaggttccggtctgtttttatgtatttaaagaaGTGTGTTCcagtctgtttttatgtataaaaGAAACaggttctgttctgtttttacgcATTTAAGAAGTAGATTCCGGTTCCGGtctgtttttatatattaaagaagcaggttccggtctgtttttatgtatttaagaAGCAGGTTCCGGTTCCGGtctgtttttatatattaaagaagcaggttccggtctgtttttatatattaaagaagcaggttccggtctgtttttatacatttaaataGCAGGTTCCAGTCTCTTTTTGTGTATTAAAGAAGTGTGTTCCAGTCTGTTTTTATGTGTAAAAGAAACaggttctgttctgtttttacgcATTTAAGAAGCAGGTTccggtctgtttttatgtatttaaagaGCAGATTCCGGTCTGTGTTTATGTATTTAAGAAGCAGGTTAtggtctgtttttatgtatttaagaaggagattattttctgtttatacgtATTAAAGAAGCAGGTTCCGTTCGGTTTTGTATTTAAAGAGAAGGTTccggtctgtttttatgtatttaaagaaGAAGGTTCCgttctgtttttatgtatttaaagaagcaggttccggtctgtttttatgtattaaagaagcaggttccggtctgtttttatacatttaaagaagcaggttccggtctgtttttatacatttaaagaagcaggttccggtctgtttttatacatttaaagaagcaggttccggtctgtttttatgtattaaagaagcaggttccggtctgtttttatgtattaaagaagcaggttccggtctgtttttatacatttaaagaagcaggttccggtctgtttttatacatttaaagaagcaggttccggtctgtttttatacatttaaagaagcaggttccggtctgtttttatacatttaaataGCAGGTTCCAGTAtctttttatgtattaaagaagcaggttccggtctgtttttatgtattaaagaagcaggttccggtctgtttttatacatttaaagaagcaggttccggtctgtttttatacatttaaagaagcaggttccggtctgtttttatgtattaaagaaGGAGGTTCCAGtctgtttttatacatttaaataGCAGGTTCCAGTAtctttttatgtattaaagaagcaggttccggtctgtttttatgtatttgaagagcaggttccggtctgtttttatatattaaagaagcaggttccggtctgtttttatacatttaaatagcaggttccggtctgtttttatacatttaaataGCAGGTTCCAGTCtctttttatgtattaaagaaGTGTGTTTTccggtctgtttttatgtataaaaggttctgttctgtttttacgcATTTAAGAAGCAGATTCCGGtctgtttttatatattaaagaagcaggttccggtctgtttttatttatttaaagagcaggttccggtctgtttttatataatatggggataacagcagaaaataagACAAGAGGGTGGGCCGGTGTTGCTGAAGCTGTGTCCGCGGTGGGAGGGAGCCTGCGGGACGGCCCAGGGGTGAAGAAGAAGTGGGCCGACTTCAATTCGGaggtaaaaaagaaaggagcGGAGCGGAAAAGGTTAATCAACAAGAAAGGCGGAGCTGAAAGAGTGTTTGTCGACAGCCTGGAGGAGAAAGTGCTCGACATTATTGGAGAAACAGCGGTCGAGGGAGTCCAAGGGGGCGTCGACACAGGAGACCCACCGGCGGTGACAGCAGGTAACCGTTAACCGTttttattaagttttttttcaggcttaaaagtaaccgttaagatccccaacctgggctcagtttatccaaataacgcctgttaagaaatttgctcagaaaatcTCGGGATTTCAGCctgactgccggctccggagctgatttatggttccgcgttaaatcgacgcagagcatacggcgtaagttacgtagcctacgccgtagcttacgtagcctacggctcTGTTACAAAATACTGTATGTTACGCTGCTAGTTCTTTAAATGTTACAATGTTTCAAGCGCAGCAGGACACAATTATACCGTCGGTTAATGTGTGCAATGCACCACTAACGTATACTGTATTACTGTATTCTCCGTTCATTGCAGGCCCTGTCATCTCAGTGTTTACTCTACCAGCTGACACAAGCAGCACAAGCTCCGACTCTGACGTTGTGCTTAATGTTGTGGAGGACTTCAGTGCTGAAGAAGCACAGGTAGGCttgaaaacaacacactgaacaGTACAGTTGGCAACATAAGCTGTgaacagggttcctacacaaGTATGGAAATAAATTAGACCAATTCCCAGGTATCAAAATGtatggaaaaatgaaaaataaagtatggaaaaatatttgtttcacctagtgtgtgtgtgtgtgtgtgtgtgtgtgtgtgtgtgtgtgtgaaggatGAAATGTGTAGGAACCTTTTGTGAAGACTGTAGATGGAAATTACATATTTTATAATATTGTCttaattgtttttgttctttgtacttgttTTTACAGACCATAGAGGATAACCTCCTGGCAAACATTTTGCCTAGGGCCCTATTCTTCCAGCCCCCTCCAGCAAGGACCAAGTCTGACACCGCTGAGATGGTGATGCTGCAGAGAGAATTGGTGAAAGAAGTTTCAGCAATAAGGAAGAtccaggaggagctgctgtgtgtaaaaaaagttaaagattGCTCAGGAGAAACTgagatgaaaaagaaagaaagaaaggaaatgaataaatgttgttttttcttgtaacaaatgaaatgttttGGAAAAAGTCGTTTTTTGTAACAATTTTTGTATTGAatattaaataatttatttgattgTATAATAATGTCTGAATTTATATTCTTTGAAATATTACTATGGTATAATATTACTATGCTAACTACAACATTTTTTATACTGCTAACAAATCAAATGGGATATTTATATACATTGtgattttacattttgtgtAGTAGATTTTGCTTTAATTTGCTTGGGTGAACCTCCTTCTAATGAGGTCATTTCTAGCTTGGATGCCAGTCTCGCATGGGGCAGGGTGGTCATGTCCATCTTCCTCAGGGCGGTCGTCAGGGATGTTGGGTACTGGCAGGCGATACATCTGGCAGATGTTGTGTAGTATGAAGGCTGAGGTGATGATTTTACAGGCTTTTTCAGGTGTGTACTGCAGCACTCCTCCAGAACGGTCGATGCATCTGAAGCGAGACTTCACTACACCGATGCATCGCTCCACAATATTGCGGGTCTTTGTTTGTGCACTTGTGTAGCGCCTCTCTGCCAGTGTTCCTGGGTGAAGGAGTGGTGTCATCAGCCAGGGTCGAAGGCCATAGCCACTATCACCTGTGTCATAGAGACCATCATTACTTTATTAGGAAGCTTATTTAGatgtggaaatataaatatgtttttaacattCTTATAACTTTCTTACCTAACAACCAGCCATCTGGCATTTCTCCATCGCTGAATTTTATGCCTATTCCCGAATTCATCAGGATGAAGGAATCATGGGTTTGTCCTGGCCACTTAGCTTCAAGGTTGGTGACGCGCAGTGTTGCATCACAGATGACTTGCACATTTATTTAATGGTAGCTTTTTCTGTTGACATAGATATCCTCCTCATCCTTAGGtgcctatttaaaaaaaaaaatttttttaaactttcaaaGGTTTGTTATTCAAAAAATACAGAAGGGAACGTTAAAGGTGTTTTCAGTGATATTTGTTCATATGAGTGCTAAATAGCTCTATAATTCTCCATTATTTAATACAGTTGTAAACAGTAAGGGAAATGCTCTTGCAGGTGACTGGTGCAAATGCAAAATAATCTCTCTTGCAATGTACCCAAACACCTGAAAACATCTTTAAAATAAGGTACTGCCATGTAAACTTACTTTGATAGCAATATGGGTCCCGTCAACTACTCCTAACACATTAGGAAATCCTGCAATCTCAAAGAGCTGCTGCTTGGATTGAATGCATTCTGTTGCTGTTGCTGGAAACTTTATGAACTGCCTTGCTCTTGTGCTTAGTGCATTTGACACATCCCTGACCACACGACTGACAGAGGATTGACTCACTCCTACAGTGCCCCCTAACACCATCTGAAAAGTTCCAGAAGCAAAGAATCTCAAGGCAACCATTACTTGTAGTACCACAGGAAGTGATGATGATCTCCTTGTACTCCTTTGCAACTCATCTTTCAAGATATCTGCAAGTTGCAAGATTGCCCTTCTAGGAAGCCTATACTGCCTCAGTAAAACATGATCCGGCAGTCTTAGAGGATCCATTCTGTCCCTCATTGGTCTTGGTGGGTTTTCTTCCCTAACTGCTACCCAAAGTGCTTCCATCTATAAAACAAATGTGGGAAAACTAATGAGGGCAATAACAACTGATTATGTAAAGGAAATAAGATGACAACAACTTAGAGTAATTTAACATTCTAATACATCCCTAGTAATAGTaaatgttgtgttgtgttgtatttattttatgtgaaaCTTTTTAAGAATGTCCATCTGCTGTGCCTGCACCTGCgcactttatatgtttatatgtctatatgtttacatgttcaccgtgggaagtgggaaacgtcccTCTCAATCTCTGTATGTCTTGACATATAGTATtgacaataaagctactttgactttgactaaTTTAACATACTAACTGtcagttaactaacagttaactgacagttaactaccacgctaattaacatgctaacaaacagttaacaggctctttgtgtaattaattacaagtatatcctcaaactatgacttactagtctaaacttgtctaaaatgtgttggaaaaaggtgattttagagtcttaccttttcacagaccAAATCTTAaaacaggtcaaggttgtcttaagttaagaaaaaacaaatttgagaacttttatttcaagaataccatttcttcttaagttttttcttaagaagaaagttaagaaaatacttaagaacttttttggagaatacgaCTTAagaattttttcttcttaagacagaacttaagaaaaaaatggcacttaagaagattttttttcttaagaatgttttgagaATACGGCCcctggtgtagacagagacaaccggagttttgcgtttttcgaacgtcacattatgctccaaaacaacaacaaatctgctctgagtctgacgtctaacgtgcgacccagaactatggatgatccaccatctgtcctccaagctatttattaaataaatggtctctgctcttgacaccgttacaccgacgcggagcctacgccgtagggtacgcggcgacgcgcagctgggctgcagctgggctgcagctgggctgcagctgggctgcgtcgattaacgcggcagctccgcggcggacacagggaaactccagctcgttgcccgaggaggaggagcggatcCCGGGGAAGCGGCGCAGCTTCCCCAGGGCTGCAGCAGTGCTGCAGctgggctgcagctgggctgcgtcaattaacgcggcagctccgcggcggacacggggaaactccaggggccggattctccaatatcttcttaagaaaatattaagaaatgtcttaagatctaaaattaagaagttcgtaagaaagttcttaagtgcaattcctcaaaattttcttaagaaccatcttaagaactgtcatttcttacgaatttcttatttttctacttaagaacttcttaaaatatggctgtttttgaaatcactcaatCAATTCAGCAGCCGCTCCAGCGGACCAttcagcagtagcagccaagtatcccagaatgcatttcgcaccaaaacgacagcgggagccgagagctaaaagcaggCTAaaggctgttttaatttccgctgtagcgctgttaatatgccactttattaagttttaatattttttcagatgcCAAAGTCccccttaagatccccaacctggcctcagtttatccaaataacgcctgttgagaaatttgctccgacgtTTTCGGGGATAAGAAGAGCCGGCGGCCACGGGGAGCAGCATTAGCTCAGGTGAATCgactaaatataatgaaattaataaaaataataataatataatgaaattaatacaaataataataataatataatgaaatgaataatacatataattttgtataccaagtacgtagaggtgcactaaataaaaacccaaacatatgtagcttaataaaacaaaataaaattcaatagactgatatgttcattttaataccttttattaaaattgtgacggctctgatgtacagacagagcagcagcgctggttctggggctccagtaaaaacatgaagctccactttatattcagacaaactaatatggaaactacaactgttagatttcatctattaaaccaacatttatcttcctaaatgatttatttcagccagcgacaATTCTCCACATAGCTGCAGTTCATTGGTtcagtttctccccgggacgacagcGCGGTTTTACCCGGCGATCACGCCTCTCCCCCCGGCCGTGAGCTAATGCTGCTCCCCGCAGCCgccggctcttctcatccccgaaaacgttggagcaaatttctcaacaggcgttatttggataaactgaggccaggttggggatcttaaggggGACTTTGgcatctgaaaaaatattaaaccttaataaagtggcatattaacagcgctacagcggaaattaaaacagccttTAGcctgcttttagctctcggctcccgctgtcgttttggtgcgaaatgcattctgggatacttggctgctactgctgaacGGTCTGCTGAATTGattgagtgatttcaaaaacagccatattttaagaagttcttaagtagaaaaataagaaattcgtaagaaatgatagttcttaagatggttcttaagaaaatattgaggaattgcacttaagaactttcttacgaacttcttaattttagatcttaagacatttcttaagattttCTTAAGAAGATATTGGAGAATCCGGCCCCTGCTCTTTAAATACAAAACCGAACGGAACCTGCTTCTTTAA of the Cololabis saira isolate AMF1-May2022 chromosome 11, fColSai1.1, whole genome shotgun sequence genome contains:
- the LOC133454462 gene encoding nuclear apoptosis-inducing factor 1-like, with the translated sequence MGITAENKTRGWAGVAEAVSAVGGSLRDGPGVKKKWADFNSEVKKKGAERKRLINKKGGAERVFVDSLEEKVLDIIGETAVEGVQGGVDTGDPPAVTAGPVISVFTLPADTSSTSSDSDVVLNVVEDFSAEEAQTIEDNLLANILPRALFFQPPPARTKSDTAEMVMLQRELVKEVSAIRKIQEELLCVKKVKDCSGETEMKKKERKEMNKCCFFL